TGGTGTGAGTGCAGGCTTACCAAACTCAATAATAAACCAGTCTGTAAACCCGCCGCCAGATGGATTGGACTCTGGATTCACAACCCGATACCCCGTCATAGCTGCGTACTCATTCACTATCATACGATCCCTTTGAAGATTAGCCGAGGGTGTCTTATAGTTCCAAAATACAATCTCTCCAGAAGAGTGGTAAGAAACCGCTAGCTCAGGCTTTAACTTCCTAGTCAGCTCTGCCATTGCCCTTGCTTCCTTTGCTTCAAGCGGCTTTTGCCCTTTATAGTTCATATAGGATGGCTCAGAAGCCGCATTTCTAATCGTTCCCCAGCCTGCCGGATACTGACGATTGAGATCGATTCCTTTTGCATTAGCCTTCCAACGCTTAAAGTTAAGGCTCCCTTTATTCATACGAATTAATGCGGCCTGATCCTTCTGTAGAAACGCCTTTGGTCCCGACTGCTGCAAAGTAACGCCGTCTGGATTCACCATTGGTACAATGCTATAGGTAACATGCTGCAACAGATCAGTCGTGCTCAACTTTTTCCAGTTGGAACCGGCATCAGCCTTAATAGCTATCGATTCCGACATTTCCATTAGGGTTGTTGTTGTAATCCATTCTCTAGCATGATGTGAACCATTTAATAGAATATTAACCGGTCCATTACCTATCTCGATCAGCCATAAGTCACGTCCATACTCGCTCTTTCCTATGGAACGATATCGAACGAGCTCAGGGTATTTCGCAGCTAATTTTTTAATATCCTTTACCATGGTTTCATACGTGTAAACCTGCTTAGGTTGTACGATTTTGGAGGATGTGCTGCTTCC
This portion of the Cohnella abietis genome encodes:
- a CDS encoding M14 family metallopeptidase encodes the protein MFYAYRRKITLLLILLSALFFLTGGSSTSSKIVQPKQVYTYETMVKDIKKLAAKYPELVRYRSIGKSEYGRDLWLIEIGNGPVNILLNGSHHAREWITTTTLMEMSESIAIKADAGSNWKKLSTTDLLQHVTYSIVPMVNPDGVTLQQSGPKAFLQKDQAALIRMNKGSLNFKRWKANAKGIDLNRQYPAGWGTIRNAASEPSYMNYKGQKPLEAKEARAMAELTRKLKPELAVSYHSSGEIVFWNYKTPSANLQRDRMIVNEYAAMTGYRVVNPESNPSGGGFTDWFIIEFGKPALTPELGRPSGETNVALSQWDRIWEQHQNTPWLLGSRIAELWINNVQTVAVASKVELVAASYTYSKPSLNLDTRVRLAAGIYEAIREKGSWIEIRTEQGNRWLAKGLTHKVSKEVDKEEEKEIEKEPDEQVTEPGTEPVTNSVTNPGTESVTEPVSE